One segment of Thermococcus sp. DNA contains the following:
- a CDS encoding TonB-dependent receptor has product MGHSIHYKTNIVRWSGFRELVKRVAYGIGYEVEVEKNYLVLNPGHPLVEPLIIEKKGMGFAKTNLIEPHHSIYLLVLHSVAFFGSVELWED; this is encoded by the coding sequence ATGGGACATTCAATCCATTACAAAACTAATATCGTCAGATGGAGTGGCTTTAGAGAGCTAGTGAAAAGGGTGGCTTATGGCATAGGCTACGAGGTTGAAGTTGAGAAGAACTACCTCGTGCTCAATCCGGGCCATCCTCTCGTCGAGCCCCTAATTATAGAGAAAAAGGGAATGGGCTTTGCCAAGACTAACCTGATAGAGCCTCACCACTCTATATACCTGCTGGTTCTTCACTCGGTTGCATTCTTTGGCTCCGTTGAGCTCTGGGAGGACTGA
- a CDS encoding DUF2101 family protein — translation DAEPGRVVKVLVENRAFRGARPVRILEIYLSQSSQSSTEPKNATE, via the coding sequence GATGCCGAACCGGGAAGAGTTGTTAAGGTTCTCGTTGAGAACCGGGCTTTTAGAGGGGCGAGGCCAGTGAGGATACTAGAAATTTATCTTTCTCAGTCCTCCCAGAGCTCAACGGAGCCAAAGAATGCAACCGAGTGA